One window of the Cucurbita pepo subsp. pepo cultivar mu-cu-16 unplaced genomic scaffold, ASM280686v2 Cp4.1_scaffold000639, whole genome shotgun sequence genome contains the following:
- the LOC111785678 gene encoding uncharacterized protein LOC111785678, giving the protein MCIQVVYEDLPSNLCAIRDSIEKRGLKNSFESFEKGDSEEKSSSNQNNQVNGHTTTGERVSDINGRSSRRPRPKIPGLQRDIEVLKAEVLKFISEHGQEGFMPMRKQLRMHGRVDIEKAITRMGGFRRIASLMNLSLAYKHRKPKGYWDKLDNLQEEINRFQKSWGMDPSYMPSRKSFERAGRYDIARALEKWGGLHEVSRLLSLKVRHPNRQPSFAKDRKHDYLGVNDVDAESKTPSKPYISQDTEKWLAGLKYLDINWVE; this is encoded by the exons ATGTGTATTCAGGTGGTATATGAAGATCTTCCTTCAAACTTATGTGCAATCCGGGACTCCATCGAGAAAAGGggattaaaaaattcttttgaatCATTTGAGAAAGGTGATTCAGAGGAGAAAAGTtcttcaaatcaaaacaatcaAGTCAATGGCCATACGACAACGGGTGAGAGAGTTTCAGATATCAATGGGAGAAGCTCACGCAGACCAAGGCCCAAAATTCCTGGCTTACAAAGAGACATTGAAGTTCTCAAAGCAGAGGTGCTGAAGTTTATTTCAGAACATGGGCAGGAAGGATTTATGCCAATGAGAAAGCAACTTCGCATGCATGGAAGGGTAGATATTGAGAAGGCAATCACACGCATGGGTGGATTCAGAAGGATTGCATCACTTATGAATCTTTCCTTGGCATATAAGCACCGCAAGCCAAAGGGTTACTGGGACAAACTTGACAATTTGCAGGAAGAG ATAAATCGGTTCCAGAAGAGCTGGGGAATGGACCCTTCGTACATGCCCAGTAGGAAGTCCTTTGAACGTGCAG GGAGGTACGACATTGCACGGGCACTCGAGAAATGGGGCGGCCTGCACGAAGTTTCTCGGCTTTTGTCACTAAAAGTGAGACATCCTAATAGACAACCAAGCTTTGCCAAGGATAGAAAGCATGATTATTTAGGTGTAAATGATGTTGATGCTGAAAGTAAAACTCCATCTAAGCCATATATTTCTCAGGATACAGAAAAATGGCTTGCAGGACTGAAGTATTTGGATATTAATTGGGTTGAGTAG